The genomic DNA NNNNNNNNNNNNNNNNNNNNNNNNNNNNNNNNNNNNNNNNNNNNNNNNNNNNNNNNNNNNNNNNNNNNNNNNNNNNNNNNNNNNNNNNNNNNNNNNNNNNNNNNNNNNNNNNNNNNNNNNNNNNNNNNNNNNNNNNNNNNNNNNNNNNNNNNNNNNNNNNNNNNNNNNNNNNNNNNNNNNNNNNNNNNNNNNNNNNNNNNNNNNNNNNNNNNNNNNNNNNNNNNNNNNNNNNNNNNNNNNNNNNNNNNNNNNNNNNNNNNNNNNNNNNNNNNNNNNNNNNNNNNNNNNNNNNNNNNNNNNNNNNNNNNNNNNNNNNNNNNNNNNNNNNNNNNNNNNNNNNNNNNNNNNNNNNNNNNNNNNNNNNNNNNNNNNNNNNNNNNNNNNNNNNNNNNNNNNNNNNNNNNNNNNNNNNNNNNNNNNNNNNNNNNNNNNNNNNNNNNNNNNNNNNNNNNNNNNNNNNNNNNNNNNNNNNNNNNNNNNNNNNNNNNNNNNNNNNNNNNNNNNNNNNNNNNNNNNNNNNNNNNNNNNNNNNNNNNNNNNNNNNNNNNNNNNNNNNNNNNNNNNNNNNNNNNNNNNNNNNNNNNNNNNNNNNNNNNNNNNNNNNNNNNNNNNNNNNNNNNNNNNNNNNNNNNNNNNNNNNNNNNNNNNNNNNNNNNNNNNNNNNNNNNNNNNNNNNNNNNNNNNNNNNNNNNNNNNNNNNNNNNNNNNNNNNNNNNNNNNNNNNNNNNNNNNNNNNNNNNNNNNNNNNNNNNNNNNNNNNNNNNNNNNNNNNNNNNNNNNNNNNNNNNNNNNNNNNNNNNNNNNNNNNNNNNNNNNNNNNNNNNNNNNNNNNNNNNNNNNNNNNNNNNNNNNNNNNNNNNNNNNNNNNNNNNNNNNNNNNNNNNNNNNNNNNNNNNNNNNNNNNNNNNNNNNNNNNNNNNNNNNNNNNNNNNNNNNNNNNNNNNNNNNNNNNNNNNNNNNNNNNNNNNNNNNNNNNNNNNNNNNNNNNNNNNNNNNNNNNNNNNNNNNNNNNNNNNNNNNNNNNNNNNNNNNNNNNNNNNNNNNNNNNNNNNNNNNNNNNNNNNNNNNNNNNNNNNNNNNNNNNNNNNNNNNNNNNNNNNNNNNNNNNNNNNNNNNNNNNNNNNNNNNNNNNNNNNNNNNNNNNNNNNNNNNNNNNNNNNNNNNNNNNNCTACTCTCCCAGAACACTTCAACCTGATATTAATGGAAAGCTTTGAATTAACGCTCAGCGGTCTTACCTCTCAAAATTTAAGCTAAATGTAAGCAAAGTCAAAAGAGTAAGCATTGCAATCCCTATCAAAGTTAAAGGTAGAAGAGGTGGGTAATTCaactgaacggaaatcgtcttttcaagatcaaagtttcagatgttccaatcaataactttgtccaaaaatgttactacaataTGAGATTTTGGTGGCAGATTCttaatcaatcacaattaatTGGAATCTTGATTGCGTCATACTCTGGGCTCAAAGGAAAAAAGcgttcagaccagtacataaatttcAAACTAAAGTCGTcaaatcccttatgtactgtaaactgGATGGTTGCCCCAACTAAAAAGAACAAACATCCAAATTCCCCCTATGCTGGATTTCATTAGAGATTGTCGCTTTATTCATTTAAtgatcattgatgaaaaaatggaGATTAATAAGATTAATGCTAAgattaataaaagaataataatTCACCTTTGCTTTGCaaaagaattgggcaaaagcagaattagtcacccttggaaaatgatgaattttcgaaacTGCCAAGCCCCTATAAGCGTTGATAAAATAAAGTAATTTATGAACAACTTCTTCAAGTTGCCCAAATTGAGAGGAAGacccttcaattttgaaagtttttatgagatcaatttccaaattagctacctttttgggcatGTTGTAGTCTGTTTAATGTTCAGAGGTTATACAGGGTGACAACTATGTTTTAGGACATCCAAAAGTAGCTTCAAATGCCactccatcattcaaatttcccgccatATAAAAAAAGGATATCATCCAGTTACCTCTAATTATTGTTTAAGTTTACTTTGGGATTTGTATAGTGTCTAGATTTGTCGCAAGATGGAAAAACGTGAGGTCATCATAAAACTTTAAAAGGAAGGCCACAGTTGCAAAGAAGATTGCAAAGGCTTTGGAAGTCATGAGAGTGTCAACATCAACTGTGTCATATACTATTAAAAGGTTCAAACAGTTCAACCAACAGTGTTGAGAACAGGCCAAAATCTGGTCGTTCCAGGTCGGTGAGGACGCCCAAATTAGTAAAACCACCTGAATGAAAATTCATCAAAGCAGCAAGAGGTCCAATCGACAAATGGCTCGTCAGGCAGGTGTGAACTGGGAAGTTATGCAAAAGGTGGTCAAAGAGGACTTGCACATGACTGCCTACCATATGCAAAAGAGACAGATCTTGACATCAGCTGTTATCCAGAAGAGGCTCTCCAGAGCAAGAAACAtcaagaagtggtttcaagGGTGCACAGACATTTCTGTGATTTGGAcagatgaaaagcttttcactgTTGAAGCTGCTTTCAATAGTCAAAATGATCGAATTTTGGCCAGGAACATTCAGAGTGTTCctgtgaaagagagaacagTATTCAGGCGGCAAAAACCAGCATCCGTGATTGTGTGGGCTGGTGTAACTGATTGCGGCAAGAAAACCCCTTTAATACCCTCtggaatgaagaccaaagTTAACCCGCACATTTACTTGGACATGTTAGGCTCTAAGGTGCTTCCCTGGATCCAGGCTCAACAATGGACAGGTTTCTACTGTTTCCAGCAGGATGGTGCACCCTCCCACACAGCAAAACTCGTCCAGAGCTGGTGcaaggacaaatttgagcacttttaaGACAAGACAATGGCCNNNNNNNNNNNNNNNNNNNNNNNNNNNNNNNNNNNNAACTGACTTTGGCAAGAAAacctctttggtcttcattccaGAGGGTATTAAAGTTAACCCGCACATTTACTTGGACATGTTAGGCTCTAAGGTGCTTCCCTGGATCCAGGCTCAACAATGGACGGGTTTCTACTGTTTCCAGCAGGATGGTGCACCCTCCCACACAGCAAAACTCGTCCAGAGCTGGTGcaaggacaaatttgagcacttttggGGCAAGACAATGTGGCCCCCTTCCTTTCCAGATCTCAATGTAACGGACTTTTGTATTTAGTCCATTCTGGAGAGGAAGTTTGGATTACGTTtgtacaaaaacattgaagatctcAAGGCAGCCTTATTGACAGAGTTATTATTGAGAGTTAAAGTCGTTTCCAAGTGCCCTAAGTCATTCTTGTCACCCTGTACAAGTAAATGGGCAacctagcttcttgtacctcaatCTAAAGAAATACACCACTCAAGTGCCTGTTTTCCACATATTTTATCGACTACTTTCCTTGCCTaaatgttttgccattttttccaacttttttagctaCTCTTctgccaaatttaatcgactTTTTACAGCCAGGATTAATAAAAATCAGGGACTTGTATAAGTGCACACTCcgtatttccatttttttttcaaaatagggGAAGTACATCGTGTTCTATGCCAAATGGGCCGGATATCTCACTTGGAAGCCATTGGAGAAGGCCTGGGCTCGTCTTTAGAGCTATTTGGCATATATTTTATTCCAAAGTGAACGAATAATTGTGGGCAATGACGATAAGAAACGGTTGGTCATTGAGTTACTCTTAAGAATTGTGAAATTGATACTTAGGATCACGGGGAATgaactttggccataaaatcaaCAGACAACGAAGAGAGGGAGAGATTCTCGCAATGGCTGGCTGGTCACGAGATCAAGTACGCAGATGTACAAGGTTGGTTGATCGTTGATTGTGACTTCAAGTGTGAGCGAGGTACATGAGTGCATCAAGACCAGGGAAACCATCCTTTCTTGGGGGCTGGAGTACCGGGCGTGACACTGCCCGAGGAAGGTTCGGAGGAATCGAGCTCGTCTTGCTCTTCCTTCAGATCCTCTTGCATCCGAGCATTCGTTTCGGATTGCATTTTCAGTTCATATTCTCTGACATCTTCAATGGTCATACCATACCAATCATCCAGCCAGGCCACAGCCTGACGATGACCCACCAACAGGATCTCTCGGATGGACTAAATAAGGATCACACACGATTAGAAGAGACGTCTGTTCGATACCGGTGAGAAATGTGACGCttactttttgaatgaaatcttCCACACGGCCCTGGATGCCCCACACATCCAATCTCACTTCCACTGCTTTGTATGAGCACATGATGGGATTCGAGGTCTCCTTCCAATTCTAGACTAACGGACCTCGGCCGGTTTTGCGGGAATGGAATTTCCCTAAGTCTTCGGTTTCCTTGTAGTGATGGGGAGCAACTTCGTCGGATAAGATATCGATATGGTCGACTTCCAGTACATTGAGCCACTCATCTGACAGTCTGAGACACTGAAAAAGAGACCGgagttttttcaactttagTACTAAATCTAACCTTGGGCTCGAGGTATCCGCTTTCGATTTTAAGTTTGACTCACATTTTCGCTAGTGCCTGGGTTATTCTCATATCGCGTTTGTATTGAAATGGAGAATCGAGGAACAAAGGAACACTGGAATACAAAACACATCCTGAGATAGGACAACCTTCGCCTTTAGCTCGACACTCTCTCTCACCGTATATTCAGTGATGGTGAACGGATAATAATTCCACGCCTTCTCGGTCACATAAAATAGTTTGGGCACAAAGCTCTTGATCCAAGTCGGGAGTTTGTTAGACAGATGAATACGTTTCTCGGTGAATTGGCCCAGGCCGTGGACGGGGTCTTCGTGAGGGTGGTTCTCGACCACTTCCACACCGTCTCCGTCTTTGGATTGCTCTGCCGAGTGCTTGGCAATCATGTAGAGTTGGCCAATTTGATACTCATCCACCGACAGAGGCATGCAGACGCGATATTCGCGAATCAACATGATCCCAGAGCCTGAAGTCAAGGAGTTGAGACACGCGTCATGGAGAGATAGTCAGAAATTTTATTATTGACCCCTAGAATTTGGCCTTGATCCAATCGGATGGGCGAAGAACAACAAAAGCCTCCTAGTCAGGCGAAGAAGTAGAACAATTTTGAGGGGGGGGAGAGCTTTGCATCACGATCAGGGCCTTGATTTTTCCCAATCATTTTATGCATATGGTGTCTTGAGTAGGAAAAATTCATGTATTCATGGCCGTCGCCGAGATTTTCGCTGGGCTTGGGCCAATCGCTTTGCGACCATTTTGTCATGAATCGCCATCAAGACCTCGGCCTTGGACTCCACGTCCCTCACTTCCAACTCGTAATGACTGACCACCAAGAACTCGAAAAGCGGGACAATCAGGCCCACCACGATAATATAGGCCAAAGCTAAGGTTTCAGCCTCCTCCGAGGACCAAGATCCGCCCACTGAACCGGTCAAGAGCCAGACCAGAGCCACCATATGAGCCAAAACCACCATTATGGACTTGACCTACAAACCCAATACAATACATATTTTGACTTGACCAATATCCCGCCTACGATATCACCCTCAATCCAAAGTCAAAACCTGGTACAAAGTCAACCACACGCGAGCCTTGCCCCGTCGATAAGCCACATAGATCATGGGACAGGTCATGAGTAATGCGGCCAAAGAGCCCAATACGGTAACAATGCCCGTAACGAGCACGGTCGACGTTACGCGGGAACCGCGATAGTGATCGATGCGAGCCACTCGGTCCCAAGCGGTCAGATTCAAGGCCGATAAGGCCAACAAGAACGAGCTCGTGGTCAAGAGCACATCAATAAAGCCCCAAAAGAAACATTGGGTCCGTCCCGGGAAGCGGGTCAGTAACAGGAGACCCCGAGGGACTCGCTCCACCCAAGACACTTTCATAGCTAGTTGTTCAAGACTTCCAAGAATGGAGCATGGATTGAGCCGGAAATTCGTCCGGGAATACAGAGTGCCGTAAAAGCGGACAGCTCGGAAAATGGACCCGTCTATAAGTGATGGATGAATCCATGAATCGACTAGGGCGGGACGGTGGTTAGGTCCAGTGGGGGATTGCCATCACAAAACAGTGCCTGGATTAATTATTACCCAGTGGCCGAGTCGGGATGCGAAATCGATTGATTCGGGGAATCGGGGTTAATCGTGTCGATTTGGTGCGTGACGGCGTCCAGTTCAGTGTCCGAGTCATCGATATCCACCACAACAAGCGAACGGATCCATCCAGGGGGAGTTCATTCTTTCTCACTTTCTCCGTGGATCCTTGGACTAGCTGGCTTCTGTCTGGCTTTAAGGTGAGGGCCACGGCTGGACGGACCTGAAGAAGTTGAGCGAGATTTTCGTCCTACATTCCGTTGTCCGTGCGTGGATGAGACACATTTTCAGGCTGTAAAAAATCTGGATGTGACATCGATATTCCTTTAGGACGGATTACAGGATTTGGGCTATACAGCTTAAGCTCTACGACAAGTCAGCGGTTAGGGCCGGCTGTGAACACAGAGTAAAACTTGAGGTTAAGCTTGACtccctttgaagaaaaatgtttctgTCAAGGGATCAGCCTggcaatatttttctttttggtttcgtttgctggaatgctatctaaaatttgtccaagtcttgacttgaaagatgcaaccggatcaacaaggcctacgtttagagggaagcaaactgaacaaagaaagagcccgagaaagaagaaaagagtaCTTCAATGTGGCTTGGAGGAAGCGATGTCAAAAGTCGAGCTTGATCGCATTTctgcagaaagtggcaaaaaatggcataaattgttggaaggtggtcaaaaatggccgccggtgtttagaatggccaaTATTGATtgtaaaagatgtcaaagacaagaaggatcatatgggttggataagtttt from Tigriopus californicus strain San Diego chromosome 1, Tcal_SD_v2.1, whole genome shotgun sequence includes the following:
- the LOC131883260 gene encoding LOW QUALITY PROTEIN: cytoplasmic phosphatidylinositol transfer protein 1-like (The sequence of the model RefSeq protein was modified relative to this genomic sequence to represent the inferred CDS: substituted 1 base at 1 genomic stop codon), giving the protein MTRTLNWTPSRTKSTRLTPIPRINRFRIPTRPLGSGIMLIREYRVCMPLSVDEYQIGQLYMIAKHSAEQSKDGDGVEVVENHPHEDPVHGLGQFTEKRIHLSNKLPTWIKSFVPKLFYVTEKAWNYYPFTITEYTCSFVPRFSISIQTRYENNPGTSENCLRLSDEWLNVLEVDHIDILSDEVAPHHYKETEDLGKFHSRKTGRGPLVXNWKETSNPIMCSYKAVEVRLDVWGIQGRVEDFIQKSIREILLVGHRQAVAWLDDWYGMTIEDVREYELKMQSETNARMQEDLKEEQDELDSSEPSSGSVTPGTPAPKKGWFPWS
- the LOC131883272 gene encoding uncharacterized protein LOC131883272 codes for the protein MKVSWVERVPRGLLLLTRFPGRTQCFFWGFIDVLLTTSSFLLALSALNLTAWDRVARIDHYRGSRVTSTVLVTGIVTVLGSLAALLMTCPMIYVAYRRGKARVWLTLYQVKSIMVVLAHMVALVWLLTGSVGGSWSSEEAETLALAYIIVVGLIVPLFEFLVVSHYELEVRDVESKAEVLMAIHDKMVAKRLAQAQRKSRRRP